Proteins encoded by one window of Mastacembelus armatus chromosome 23, fMasArm1.2, whole genome shotgun sequence:
- the prickle1b gene encoding prickle-like protein 1b isoform X2 codes for MKRPCMMNLERGERGERPPPRGPEMEARTGGKMGKVSVGFQRSSTSDDDSGCALEEYAWVPPGLRPEQVQMYFSCLPEDKVPYVNSPGEKHRIRQLLYQLPPHDNEVRYCHTLTEEEKRELHMFSAQRKREALGRGTPKILPRALQHTRCENCGGGINGGEMAIFASRAGPNPCWHPACFMCATCQELLVDLIYFYQNGKILCGRHHAELLKPRCASCDEIIFADECTEAEGRHWHMKHFVCFECETMLGGQRYIMKDGRPYCCGCFESLYAEYCEACGENIGVDHAQMTYEGVHWHATDQCFCCAQCKTSLLGCPFLPKQGRIYCSKACSQGEDIHASDSSDSAFQSARSRESRRSVRMGKSSRPTEQWRQSQLFNPPATVPSFEYKLGNGQDDGDADGDIDIVGRKLARLGLEEERFWREREEQDAGGEEDPEEWAQHEDYMTQLLLKFGDRGMLHQLQQPPLKAPSTSTDINRVISVSDPWLKPDTTSTGVTASSPTPASPTQSQISSQSRANSPGLMSKQHMPEMYWAQSQDGLGDSAYGSHPGPASARKIQELEFEQDHDQPGKTRQAFWPDTKRWYEDSLECIADEVRKVEQGVGDSMDSLALSNITGASVDGDSRDRPIVYTLTMQDPTVADDCEKMSNMGTFNSSHHHHSTNSLNLNMEKEDEEREEVALATRGGTSRELLSLSPHVPQGLPPSFVHAPALRRSKSQSRPPQMVTFSEDTVDNGYSDGFEVSIIKHPMSEKPQRRVYRPDDMRRERSRPTSHLGRSRQYHHHHRQGRHHRSRKTRSDNALHMVPLDKAQRPYEPQQQGLINPPCGAMLVQHPSHRLPMAYSQTRSDYMLRDAMQNPQVEHLMGLYKDEDDWCSTCSSSSSDSEEEGYFLGQPIPQPRVAGRYYAEDYPTRVTALSSQSHVSQTGRRKSHRSKNCIIS; via the exons ATGAAG CGGCCGTGTATGATGAATCTGGAGCGCGGTGAGAGAGGGGAGCGCCCTCCCCCTCGAGGCCCAGAGATGGAGGCTCGTACTGGTGGAAAGATGGGAAAGGTATCAGTGGGCTTCCAGAGGAGCTCCACCTCAGATGATGACTCTGGCTGCGCACTGGAGGAGTACGCCTGGGTGCCACCGGGACTCAGGCCTGAGCAG GTCCAGATGTATTTCTCCTGTCTACCAGAGGACAAGGTGCCATATGTCAACAGCCCCGGGGAGAAGCACAGGATCCGACAACTCCTCTACCAGCTGCCACCTCATGACAACGAG gtgcGTTATTgccacacactcacagaggaggaaaagagggagcTGCACATGTTCAGCGcccagaggaagagggaggcaCTGGGGAGAGGAACACCCAAGATCCTGCCCCGAGCTTTGCAACACACCCGCTGTGAAAAT tgtggtGGAGGCATCAACGGAGGGGAGATGGCAATTTTTGCCTCCAGAGCAGGTCCTAACCCCTGCTGGCACCCAGCATGTTTCATGTGTGCTACATGTCAAGAACTGCTAGTGGATCTGATATATTTCTACCAAAATGGCAAGATCCTCTGTGGAAGGCACCATGCTGAGCTTCTCAAACCACGATGCGCTTCTTGTGATGAG ATCATCTTTGCAGATGAGTGCACTGAAGCAGAGGGTCGCCACTGGCACATGAAGCACTTTGTTTGTTTCGAGTGTGAAACAATGCTAGGTGGGCAGCGCTACATTATGAAAGATGGCCGGCCCTATTGCTGCGGCTGTTTCGAGTCACTATATGCAGAGTATTGCGAGGCCTGCGGTGAAAACATTG GTGTTGACCATGCCCAGATGACATATGAGGGTGTACACTGGCATGCCACAGACCAGTGTTTCTGTTGCGCCCAGTGCAAAACATCCTTGCTGGGCTGTCCCTTCCTGCCAAAGCAGGGTCGCATCTATTGTTCAAAGGCCTGCAGTCAGGGAGAGGACATTCATGCCTCTGACTCGTCTGATTCTGCCTTCCAGTCTGCCCGCTCACGTGAATCCCGCCGCAGTGTTCGCATGGGGAAGAGCAGCAGACCTACTGAACAGTGGAGACAGTCACAGCTGTTTAATCCACCTGCCACAGTCCCCTCATTTGAGTACAAGTTGGGAAATGGACAGGATGATGGAGACGCAGATGGCGACATTGATATTGTAGGGCGTAAACTGGCCCGTCTTggcctggaggaggagaggttcTGGAGGGAGCGGGAGGAGCAGGATGCCGGGGGAGAGGAGGATCCAGAGGAGTGGGCCCAGCACGAGGACTATATGACTCAGCTTCTGCTCAAATTTGGTGACCGTGGAATGTTACACCAACTTCAGCAGCCACCCCTAAAAGCTCCCAGCACTAGCACTGATATAAACAGAGTAATAAGTGTCTCTGACCCCTGGCTAAAACCTGATACTACATCCACAGGGGTTACTGCCTCCTCTCCTACACCTGCCAGTCCCACCCAGAGCCAGATTTCTAGTCAATCACGAGCCAATAGCCCTGGACTGATGAGCAAGCAGCACATGCCTGAAATGTACTGGGCCCAGTCCCAGGATGGGTTGGGAGACTCAGCCTATGGGAGTCATCCAGGTCCTGCCAGTGCCCGAAAAATCCAAGAGCTGGAATTTGAGCAAGATCATGACCAACCTGGAAAAACAAGGCAGGCATTCTGGCCAGACACCAAACGGTGGTATGAAGATTCTCTGGAGTGTATTGCTGATGAGGTGAGGAAAGTGGAGCAAGGCGTTGGAGACTCCATGGATTCTCTTGCACTCTCGAACATCACTG GTGCATCAGTGGATGGCGATAGCAGGGACAGACCTATAGTCTATACTCTCACCATGCAGGATCCCACAGTGGCAGATGACTGTGAGAAAATGAGCAACATGGGAACCTTTAACTCATCTCATCATCACCACAGTACCAACTCTCTAAACCTTAACATGGAGAAGGaagatgaggagagagaggaggtagCTTTGGCAACAAGAGGTGGGACATCAAGAGAACTACTCTCTTTGTCCCCACATGTCCCCCAAGGCCTCCCACCTTCTTTTGTCCATGCCCCAGCTTTAAGGAGAAGCAAGTCCCAATCCAGGCCTCCTCAGATGGTCACGTTTTCAGAAGACACTGTGGACAATGGATATAGTGATGGGTTTGAGGTCAGTATTATAAAGCATCCCATGAGCGAGAAGCCACAGCGCAGGGTGTACCGCCCAGATGATATGCGCAGAGAAAGAAGCCGCCCGACAAGTCACCTTGGGCGCAGTAGGCagtaccaccaccaccaccgtcAAGGCCGGCACCACAGGAGCCGCAAAACCCGCTCAGACAATGCCCTTCACATGGTGCCTTTGGACAAAGCACAGAGACCATACGAGCCACAACAGCAAGGTCTCATCAACCCTCCATGTGGTGCCATGCTTGTACAGCATCCCTCACACAGACTGCCAATGGCCTACTCCCAAACCCGATCTGACTACATGCTTCGGGATGCCATGCAAAACCCACAAGTTGAGCATCTTATGGGTCTTTACAAAGATGAGGATGATTGGTGCTCTACTTGTTCTTCCTCATCATCAGACTCTGAGGAGGAGGGCTATTTCTTGGGCCAGCCAATCCCTCAGCCTCGAGTTGCTGGACGCTACTATGCGGAGGACTACCCAACAAGGGTCACTGCCCTCTCTTCCCAGAGTCATGTCTCACAGACGGGTCGCAGAAAGAGCCACCGCTCTAAAAACTGTATCATCTCTTAA
- the prickle1b gene encoding prickle-like protein 1b isoform X1, with translation MLYLGRPCMMNLERGERGERPPPRGPEMEARTGGKMGKVSVGFQRSSTSDDDSGCALEEYAWVPPGLRPEQVQMYFSCLPEDKVPYVNSPGEKHRIRQLLYQLPPHDNEVRYCHTLTEEEKRELHMFSAQRKREALGRGTPKILPRALQHTRCENCGGGINGGEMAIFASRAGPNPCWHPACFMCATCQELLVDLIYFYQNGKILCGRHHAELLKPRCASCDEIIFADECTEAEGRHWHMKHFVCFECETMLGGQRYIMKDGRPYCCGCFESLYAEYCEACGENIGVDHAQMTYEGVHWHATDQCFCCAQCKTSLLGCPFLPKQGRIYCSKACSQGEDIHASDSSDSAFQSARSRESRRSVRMGKSSRPTEQWRQSQLFNPPATVPSFEYKLGNGQDDGDADGDIDIVGRKLARLGLEEERFWREREEQDAGGEEDPEEWAQHEDYMTQLLLKFGDRGMLHQLQQPPLKAPSTSTDINRVISVSDPWLKPDTTSTGVTASSPTPASPTQSQISSQSRANSPGLMSKQHMPEMYWAQSQDGLGDSAYGSHPGPASARKIQELEFEQDHDQPGKTRQAFWPDTKRWYEDSLECIADEVRKVEQGVGDSMDSLALSNITGASVDGDSRDRPIVYTLTMQDPTVADDCEKMSNMGTFNSSHHHHSTNSLNLNMEKEDEEREEVALATRGGTSRELLSLSPHVPQGLPPSFVHAPALRRSKSQSRPPQMVTFSEDTVDNGYSDGFEVSIIKHPMSEKPQRRVYRPDDMRRERSRPTSHLGRSRQYHHHHRQGRHHRSRKTRSDNALHMVPLDKAQRPYEPQQQGLINPPCGAMLVQHPSHRLPMAYSQTRSDYMLRDAMQNPQVEHLMGLYKDEDDWCSTCSSSSSDSEEEGYFLGQPIPQPRVAGRYYAEDYPTRVTALSSQSHVSQTGRRKSHRSKNCIIS, from the exons CGGCCGTGTATGATGAATCTGGAGCGCGGTGAGAGAGGGGAGCGCCCTCCCCCTCGAGGCCCAGAGATGGAGGCTCGTACTGGTGGAAAGATGGGAAAGGTATCAGTGGGCTTCCAGAGGAGCTCCACCTCAGATGATGACTCTGGCTGCGCACTGGAGGAGTACGCCTGGGTGCCACCGGGACTCAGGCCTGAGCAG GTCCAGATGTATTTCTCCTGTCTACCAGAGGACAAGGTGCCATATGTCAACAGCCCCGGGGAGAAGCACAGGATCCGACAACTCCTCTACCAGCTGCCACCTCATGACAACGAG gtgcGTTATTgccacacactcacagaggaggaaaagagggagcTGCACATGTTCAGCGcccagaggaagagggaggcaCTGGGGAGAGGAACACCCAAGATCCTGCCCCGAGCTTTGCAACACACCCGCTGTGAAAAT tgtggtGGAGGCATCAACGGAGGGGAGATGGCAATTTTTGCCTCCAGAGCAGGTCCTAACCCCTGCTGGCACCCAGCATGTTTCATGTGTGCTACATGTCAAGAACTGCTAGTGGATCTGATATATTTCTACCAAAATGGCAAGATCCTCTGTGGAAGGCACCATGCTGAGCTTCTCAAACCACGATGCGCTTCTTGTGATGAG ATCATCTTTGCAGATGAGTGCACTGAAGCAGAGGGTCGCCACTGGCACATGAAGCACTTTGTTTGTTTCGAGTGTGAAACAATGCTAGGTGGGCAGCGCTACATTATGAAAGATGGCCGGCCCTATTGCTGCGGCTGTTTCGAGTCACTATATGCAGAGTATTGCGAGGCCTGCGGTGAAAACATTG GTGTTGACCATGCCCAGATGACATATGAGGGTGTACACTGGCATGCCACAGACCAGTGTTTCTGTTGCGCCCAGTGCAAAACATCCTTGCTGGGCTGTCCCTTCCTGCCAAAGCAGGGTCGCATCTATTGTTCAAAGGCCTGCAGTCAGGGAGAGGACATTCATGCCTCTGACTCGTCTGATTCTGCCTTCCAGTCTGCCCGCTCACGTGAATCCCGCCGCAGTGTTCGCATGGGGAAGAGCAGCAGACCTACTGAACAGTGGAGACAGTCACAGCTGTTTAATCCACCTGCCACAGTCCCCTCATTTGAGTACAAGTTGGGAAATGGACAGGATGATGGAGACGCAGATGGCGACATTGATATTGTAGGGCGTAAACTGGCCCGTCTTggcctggaggaggagaggttcTGGAGGGAGCGGGAGGAGCAGGATGCCGGGGGAGAGGAGGATCCAGAGGAGTGGGCCCAGCACGAGGACTATATGACTCAGCTTCTGCTCAAATTTGGTGACCGTGGAATGTTACACCAACTTCAGCAGCCACCCCTAAAAGCTCCCAGCACTAGCACTGATATAAACAGAGTAATAAGTGTCTCTGACCCCTGGCTAAAACCTGATACTACATCCACAGGGGTTACTGCCTCCTCTCCTACACCTGCCAGTCCCACCCAGAGCCAGATTTCTAGTCAATCACGAGCCAATAGCCCTGGACTGATGAGCAAGCAGCACATGCCTGAAATGTACTGGGCCCAGTCCCAGGATGGGTTGGGAGACTCAGCCTATGGGAGTCATCCAGGTCCTGCCAGTGCCCGAAAAATCCAAGAGCTGGAATTTGAGCAAGATCATGACCAACCTGGAAAAACAAGGCAGGCATTCTGGCCAGACACCAAACGGTGGTATGAAGATTCTCTGGAGTGTATTGCTGATGAGGTGAGGAAAGTGGAGCAAGGCGTTGGAGACTCCATGGATTCTCTTGCACTCTCGAACATCACTG GTGCATCAGTGGATGGCGATAGCAGGGACAGACCTATAGTCTATACTCTCACCATGCAGGATCCCACAGTGGCAGATGACTGTGAGAAAATGAGCAACATGGGAACCTTTAACTCATCTCATCATCACCACAGTACCAACTCTCTAAACCTTAACATGGAGAAGGaagatgaggagagagaggaggtagCTTTGGCAACAAGAGGTGGGACATCAAGAGAACTACTCTCTTTGTCCCCACATGTCCCCCAAGGCCTCCCACCTTCTTTTGTCCATGCCCCAGCTTTAAGGAGAAGCAAGTCCCAATCCAGGCCTCCTCAGATGGTCACGTTTTCAGAAGACACTGTGGACAATGGATATAGTGATGGGTTTGAGGTCAGTATTATAAAGCATCCCATGAGCGAGAAGCCACAGCGCAGGGTGTACCGCCCAGATGATATGCGCAGAGAAAGAAGCCGCCCGACAAGTCACCTTGGGCGCAGTAGGCagtaccaccaccaccaccgtcAAGGCCGGCACCACAGGAGCCGCAAAACCCGCTCAGACAATGCCCTTCACATGGTGCCTTTGGACAAAGCACAGAGACCATACGAGCCACAACAGCAAGGTCTCATCAACCCTCCATGTGGTGCCATGCTTGTACAGCATCCCTCACACAGACTGCCAATGGCCTACTCCCAAACCCGATCTGACTACATGCTTCGGGATGCCATGCAAAACCCACAAGTTGAGCATCTTATGGGTCTTTACAAAGATGAGGATGATTGGTGCTCTACTTGTTCTTCCTCATCATCAGACTCTGAGGAGGAGGGCTATTTCTTGGGCCAGCCAATCCCTCAGCCTCGAGTTGCTGGACGCTACTATGCGGAGGACTACCCAACAAGGGTCACTGCCCTCTCTTCCCAGAGTCATGTCTCACAGACGGGTCGCAGAAAGAGCCACCGCTCTAAAAACTGTATCATCTCTTAA
- the prickle1b gene encoding prickle-like protein 1b isoform X3 — MMNLERGERGERPPPRGPEMEARTGGKMGKVSVGFQRSSTSDDDSGCALEEYAWVPPGLRPEQVQMYFSCLPEDKVPYVNSPGEKHRIRQLLYQLPPHDNEVRYCHTLTEEEKRELHMFSAQRKREALGRGTPKILPRALQHTRCENCGGGINGGEMAIFASRAGPNPCWHPACFMCATCQELLVDLIYFYQNGKILCGRHHAELLKPRCASCDEIIFADECTEAEGRHWHMKHFVCFECETMLGGQRYIMKDGRPYCCGCFESLYAEYCEACGENIGVDHAQMTYEGVHWHATDQCFCCAQCKTSLLGCPFLPKQGRIYCSKACSQGEDIHASDSSDSAFQSARSRESRRSVRMGKSSRPTEQWRQSQLFNPPATVPSFEYKLGNGQDDGDADGDIDIVGRKLARLGLEEERFWREREEQDAGGEEDPEEWAQHEDYMTQLLLKFGDRGMLHQLQQPPLKAPSTSTDINRVISVSDPWLKPDTTSTGVTASSPTPASPTQSQISSQSRANSPGLMSKQHMPEMYWAQSQDGLGDSAYGSHPGPASARKIQELEFEQDHDQPGKTRQAFWPDTKRWYEDSLECIADEVRKVEQGVGDSMDSLALSNITGASVDGDSRDRPIVYTLTMQDPTVADDCEKMSNMGTFNSSHHHHSTNSLNLNMEKEDEEREEVALATRGGTSRELLSLSPHVPQGLPPSFVHAPALRRSKSQSRPPQMVTFSEDTVDNGYSDGFEVSIIKHPMSEKPQRRVYRPDDMRRERSRPTSHLGRSRQYHHHHRQGRHHRSRKTRSDNALHMVPLDKAQRPYEPQQQGLINPPCGAMLVQHPSHRLPMAYSQTRSDYMLRDAMQNPQVEHLMGLYKDEDDWCSTCSSSSSDSEEEGYFLGQPIPQPRVAGRYYAEDYPTRVTALSSQSHVSQTGRRKSHRSKNCIIS, encoded by the exons ATGATGAATCTGGAGCGCGGTGAGAGAGGGGAGCGCCCTCCCCCTCGAGGCCCAGAGATGGAGGCTCGTACTGGTGGAAAGATGGGAAAGGTATCAGTGGGCTTCCAGAGGAGCTCCACCTCAGATGATGACTCTGGCTGCGCACTGGAGGAGTACGCCTGGGTGCCACCGGGACTCAGGCCTGAGCAG GTCCAGATGTATTTCTCCTGTCTACCAGAGGACAAGGTGCCATATGTCAACAGCCCCGGGGAGAAGCACAGGATCCGACAACTCCTCTACCAGCTGCCACCTCATGACAACGAG gtgcGTTATTgccacacactcacagaggaggaaaagagggagcTGCACATGTTCAGCGcccagaggaagagggaggcaCTGGGGAGAGGAACACCCAAGATCCTGCCCCGAGCTTTGCAACACACCCGCTGTGAAAAT tgtggtGGAGGCATCAACGGAGGGGAGATGGCAATTTTTGCCTCCAGAGCAGGTCCTAACCCCTGCTGGCACCCAGCATGTTTCATGTGTGCTACATGTCAAGAACTGCTAGTGGATCTGATATATTTCTACCAAAATGGCAAGATCCTCTGTGGAAGGCACCATGCTGAGCTTCTCAAACCACGATGCGCTTCTTGTGATGAG ATCATCTTTGCAGATGAGTGCACTGAAGCAGAGGGTCGCCACTGGCACATGAAGCACTTTGTTTGTTTCGAGTGTGAAACAATGCTAGGTGGGCAGCGCTACATTATGAAAGATGGCCGGCCCTATTGCTGCGGCTGTTTCGAGTCACTATATGCAGAGTATTGCGAGGCCTGCGGTGAAAACATTG GTGTTGACCATGCCCAGATGACATATGAGGGTGTACACTGGCATGCCACAGACCAGTGTTTCTGTTGCGCCCAGTGCAAAACATCCTTGCTGGGCTGTCCCTTCCTGCCAAAGCAGGGTCGCATCTATTGTTCAAAGGCCTGCAGTCAGGGAGAGGACATTCATGCCTCTGACTCGTCTGATTCTGCCTTCCAGTCTGCCCGCTCACGTGAATCCCGCCGCAGTGTTCGCATGGGGAAGAGCAGCAGACCTACTGAACAGTGGAGACAGTCACAGCTGTTTAATCCACCTGCCACAGTCCCCTCATTTGAGTACAAGTTGGGAAATGGACAGGATGATGGAGACGCAGATGGCGACATTGATATTGTAGGGCGTAAACTGGCCCGTCTTggcctggaggaggagaggttcTGGAGGGAGCGGGAGGAGCAGGATGCCGGGGGAGAGGAGGATCCAGAGGAGTGGGCCCAGCACGAGGACTATATGACTCAGCTTCTGCTCAAATTTGGTGACCGTGGAATGTTACACCAACTTCAGCAGCCACCCCTAAAAGCTCCCAGCACTAGCACTGATATAAACAGAGTAATAAGTGTCTCTGACCCCTGGCTAAAACCTGATACTACATCCACAGGGGTTACTGCCTCCTCTCCTACACCTGCCAGTCCCACCCAGAGCCAGATTTCTAGTCAATCACGAGCCAATAGCCCTGGACTGATGAGCAAGCAGCACATGCCTGAAATGTACTGGGCCCAGTCCCAGGATGGGTTGGGAGACTCAGCCTATGGGAGTCATCCAGGTCCTGCCAGTGCCCGAAAAATCCAAGAGCTGGAATTTGAGCAAGATCATGACCAACCTGGAAAAACAAGGCAGGCATTCTGGCCAGACACCAAACGGTGGTATGAAGATTCTCTGGAGTGTATTGCTGATGAGGTGAGGAAAGTGGAGCAAGGCGTTGGAGACTCCATGGATTCTCTTGCACTCTCGAACATCACTG GTGCATCAGTGGATGGCGATAGCAGGGACAGACCTATAGTCTATACTCTCACCATGCAGGATCCCACAGTGGCAGATGACTGTGAGAAAATGAGCAACATGGGAACCTTTAACTCATCTCATCATCACCACAGTACCAACTCTCTAAACCTTAACATGGAGAAGGaagatgaggagagagaggaggtagCTTTGGCAACAAGAGGTGGGACATCAAGAGAACTACTCTCTTTGTCCCCACATGTCCCCCAAGGCCTCCCACCTTCTTTTGTCCATGCCCCAGCTTTAAGGAGAAGCAAGTCCCAATCCAGGCCTCCTCAGATGGTCACGTTTTCAGAAGACACTGTGGACAATGGATATAGTGATGGGTTTGAGGTCAGTATTATAAAGCATCCCATGAGCGAGAAGCCACAGCGCAGGGTGTACCGCCCAGATGATATGCGCAGAGAAAGAAGCCGCCCGACAAGTCACCTTGGGCGCAGTAGGCagtaccaccaccaccaccgtcAAGGCCGGCACCACAGGAGCCGCAAAACCCGCTCAGACAATGCCCTTCACATGGTGCCTTTGGACAAAGCACAGAGACCATACGAGCCACAACAGCAAGGTCTCATCAACCCTCCATGTGGTGCCATGCTTGTACAGCATCCCTCACACAGACTGCCAATGGCCTACTCCCAAACCCGATCTGACTACATGCTTCGGGATGCCATGCAAAACCCACAAGTTGAGCATCTTATGGGTCTTTACAAAGATGAGGATGATTGGTGCTCTACTTGTTCTTCCTCATCATCAGACTCTGAGGAGGAGGGCTATTTCTTGGGCCAGCCAATCCCTCAGCCTCGAGTTGCTGGACGCTACTATGCGGAGGACTACCCAACAAGGGTCACTGCCCTCTCTTCCCAGAGTCATGTCTCACAGACGGGTCGCAGAAAGAGCCACCGCTCTAAAAACTGTATCATCTCTTAA